The following are encoded together in the Tepidiforma bonchosmolovskayae genome:
- a CDS encoding class I SAM-dependent methyltransferase, which yields MVTLRPTPEKALAAYAAQVAANRAYIHSIEGPPRPGQDYWAARAAAFRPGRMPVPELGALLALAEPGDTWLDIGAGGGRFAVPLAEHVARVIAIEPSPSMREQLAGAAQEAGRTNIEIVDMAWPPDPGAAAPEGDVALAANVLYAIEDVGGFIAAMERHARRTCAVVVFDRAPSTPVPAIWHELWGSEFRELPALRELLAVLLAMGRRVRVEPLPPQPQEPRPLDDVAAEYAWMYHVRPGTEGYEEKLARFRELVARHCGAGEGLARPPVVRRYSSVISWPAERNS from the coding sequence TGACGCTCAGGCCGACGCCGGAGAAGGCGCTGGCAGCGTACGCCGCGCAGGTGGCTGCCAACCGGGCGTACATCCACTCGATCGAGGGCCCGCCGCGGCCGGGGCAGGACTACTGGGCCGCCCGCGCCGCGGCGTTCCGCCCGGGGCGGATGCCGGTTCCAGAACTGGGCGCGCTCCTTGCGCTGGCTGAGCCGGGCGACACCTGGCTCGATATCGGCGCGGGCGGCGGGCGGTTCGCGGTCCCGCTCGCGGAGCATGTTGCCCGGGTCATAGCGATCGAGCCGTCGCCGTCGATGCGGGAGCAGCTGGCCGGGGCAGCGCAGGAGGCGGGGCGGACGAACATCGAGATCGTGGACATGGCGTGGCCGCCGGACCCTGGTGCCGCAGCGCCGGAGGGCGACGTCGCGCTGGCGGCGAACGTGCTCTACGCGATCGAGGATGTCGGGGGGTTCATCGCGGCGATGGAGCGGCACGCGCGGCGGACCTGCGCGGTGGTGGTGTTCGATCGTGCGCCGAGCACGCCCGTGCCGGCGATCTGGCACGAGCTGTGGGGCAGCGAGTTCCGGGAGCTGCCAGCGCTGCGGGAGCTACTCGCGGTGCTGCTGGCGATGGGCCGGCGTGTCCGGGTGGAGCCGCTTCCGCCGCAGCCGCAGGAGCCGCGGCCGCTCGATGACGTCGCCGCGGAGTATGCGTGGATGTACCACGTGCGGCCGGGCACGGAGGGGTACGAGGAGAAGCTGGCACGGTTCAGGGAGCTGGTGGCCCGCCACTGCGGGGCCGGAGAGGGGCTGGCGCGGCCGCCGGTGGTGCGGCGGTACTCGTCGGTGATTTCGTGGCCGGCGGAGCGGAACTCCTGA